A genomic segment from Flavobacterium litorale encodes:
- a CDS encoding M1 family aminopeptidase: MKNFTLIIVLLLGLSCAFAQQNDADFEQIVEAEMKSAVNITNFVANINTGNYDVLYHQLEFDIDPAEYFISGVVTTTFRAKDNMPDITFDLTSQLTVSEVTMGEDSLMFEQNTDDELIITFPTPLALNTEATVVITYSGQPAFGSDAFATNVHDGVPALWTLSQPYGAKDWWPCKQDLNDKIDNIDVYLTAPSEYVSVSNGLELSQIENGDGTKTTHFQHNYPIPAYLIAIACSNYTIYNQTAGTAPNTFPVVNYIYPETADTAIPELGHTLPTMNLFEELFETYPYHEEKYGHAQYGYGGGMEHTTVSFMGGYYRELIAHELAHQWFGNKVTCGSWKDIWLNEGFATYLSGLVVEDADGNDAFTEWKGGRNANITSFPNGSVYLSDTDTTNVSRIFNSRLSYNKGAMVAHMLRYRVGDTDFYQGLRNYLNDPELAFGYAKTHDLRAHLEATSGMDLNEFFQDWVYGQGYPTYSITIEHWEFGKVKITVNQTQSHPSVDFFEMPVPIRLFGANGAVQDIVVENTFNGQEFIVDVPFAYTGVQFNPQNDIISANNEVFLGTNQINSLDSVRLYPNPTSDNLNVQLPQNVLLEKAIFYNTLGQKVLETGNTTTWNIAQLANGVHFVTLITNKGTTQLRFIKE, translated from the coding sequence ATGAAAAACTTTACCCTAATAATCGTATTGCTATTGGGTTTGTCGTGTGCTTTTGCGCAGCAAAACGATGCCGATTTTGAACAGATAGTAGAAGCCGAAATGAAATCGGCAGTTAATATTACTAATTTTGTTGCCAATATTAATACAGGTAATTACGATGTACTGTACCACCAATTGGAGTTTGATATTGACCCCGCCGAGTATTTTATTAGCGGTGTGGTTACCACTACATTTAGAGCAAAAGATAATATGCCCGATATTACATTCGACCTTACTTCGCAGCTTACGGTAAGCGAAGTTACTATGGGCGAAGATAGCTTAATGTTTGAGCAAAATACGGATGATGAACTAATTATAACTTTCCCGACACCGTTGGCATTAAATACCGAAGCTACGGTTGTTATAACCTATTCGGGGCAACCTGCTTTTGGCTCGGATGCCTTTGCAACAAATGTACACGATGGTGTGCCCGCTTTATGGACACTATCGCAGCCCTATGGCGCAAAAGATTGGTGGCCTTGTAAACAAGACCTTAACGATAAGATTGATAATATTGATGTGTACCTGACCGCGCCTTCGGAGTACGTAAGTGTATCTAACGGACTAGAGTTGTCACAAATCGAAAATGGCGATGGTACTAAAACAACGCATTTCCAACATAATTACCCTATACCCGCTTATTTAATTGCGATAGCCTGTAGCAATTATACCATATACAACCAAACAGCAGGTACAGCACCTAATACATTCCCTGTGGTAAATTATATTTACCCCGAAACTGCCGATACAGCCATCCCAGAGCTTGGGCATACGTTGCCTACTATGAATTTGTTTGAAGAATTATTTGAAACCTACCCTTACCACGAAGAAAAATACGGGCATGCCCAGTATGGTTATGGGGGTGGTATGGAACACACTACTGTATCGTTTATGGGAGGGTATTACCGCGAATTAATAGCGCATGAGTTGGCACACCAATGGTTTGGTAATAAAGTAACTTGTGGTTCGTGGAAAGATATTTGGCTTAACGAAGGCTTTGCTACGTACCTATCAGGATTAGTAGTAGAAGATGCTGATGGTAATGATGCGTTTACCGAGTGGAAGGGCGGGCGTAATGCCAACATTACGTCGTTTCCCAACGGTAGCGTATACCTTTCGGATACCGATACAACTAACGTTAGCCGAATATTTAATAGCCGATTGAGCTATAATAAAGGCGCTATGGTAGCGCACATGCTTCGCTATAGGGTAGGCGATACTGATTTTTACCAAGGGCTTAGAAATTACCTTAACGACCCCGAATTGGCATTTGGTTATGCCAAAACCCACGATTTACGTGCACACCTTGAGGCAACATCGGGTATGGATTTAAATGAATTTTTCCAAGATTGGGTGTACGGGCAAGGCTACCCAACATACTCTATAACTATAGAGCATTGGGAGTTTGGCAAGGTAAAAATAACCGTAAACCAAACCCAGTCGCACCCTTCAGTAGATTTCTTTGAAATGCCCGTACCAATACGATTGTTTGGTGCCAATGGCGCAGTGCAGGATATTGTGGTAGAGAATACTTTTAATGGGCAAGAGTTTATAGTAGATGTTCCTTTTGCGTATACGGGCGTACAATTTAATCCGCAAAACGATATTATATCAGCCAATAACGAAGTGTTTTTAGGAACCAACCAAATCAATAGTCTCGACTCGGTACGATTGTACCCCAACCCTACATCGGATAATTTGAATGTACAACTACCACAAAACGTGCTTCTTGAAAAAGCTATTTTTTACAATACGCTAGGGCAAAAAGTACTGGAAACAGGTAATACCACTACTTGGAATATTGCACAACTTGCCAATGGCGTACATTTTGTTACGCTAATTACCAATAAAGGTACAACACAGCTTCGTTTTATTAAGGAGTAA
- a CDS encoding aldo/keto reductase, producing the protein MEKRKLGTTNLHVYPMTFGGNVFGWTTDEKTSFELLNAFTDKGFNFIDTADAYSRWADGNEGGESEIVIGNWLKQRKNRDSVIIATKVGYDMGNGKKGLSKKYISQAVEDSLKRLQTDYIDLYQTHFDDENTPIEETLETYAQLIQEGKVRYIGASNLSVARLQASLDIATDKGLPMYSTFQPHYNLYDRDKFENGLEQICLDNNIGVLNYFSLASGFLTGKYRSKDDFGKSPRGGSMDKYLNERGYKILSALDEVASDLNTTPATVALAWLLHRPSVTAPIVSATSLKQLESIINAPKLPIRAEHIELLTKVSDWK; encoded by the coding sequence ATGGAAAAAAGAAAACTAGGTACTACCAACTTACATGTTTACCCTATGACGTTTGGTGGTAATGTGTTTGGATGGACAACAGACGAAAAAACATCGTTTGAATTGCTAAATGCTTTTACGGACAAAGGTTTTAATTTTATTGATACTGCCGATGCTTACTCGCGTTGGGCTGATGGAAATGAAGGAGGCGAATCGGAAATTGTTATTGGAAATTGGCTTAAACAACGTAAAAATCGTGATAGTGTTATTATAGCTACCAAAGTTGGTTACGATATGGGTAACGGTAAAAAAGGACTCTCTAAAAAATATATTTCACAGGCGGTAGAAGACTCATTAAAGCGTTTACAAACAGATTATATTGACTTGTACCAAACGCATTTTGACGACGAAAATACACCTATAGAGGAAACACTAGAAACGTATGCCCAACTAATACAAGAAGGTAAAGTACGCTATATAGGGGCTAGTAACCTTTCGGTAGCGCGATTACAGGCATCATTGGATATTGCTACGGATAAAGGATTACCCATGTACAGTACTTTTCAGCCGCATTATAATTTATACGACAGGGATAAATTTGAAAACGGACTAGAGCAGATTTGCTTGGATAATAATATTGGTGTACTCAATTATTTTTCGCTTGCCAGCGGATTTCTTACAGGTAAATACCGCAGCAAGGACGATTTTGGGAAAAGCCCTCGTGGCGGTAGTATGGATAAATATTTAAACGAGCGTGGGTATAAAATACTAAGTGCTTTAGACGAAGTGGCAAGTGATTTAAATACAACACCTGCAACAGTAGCGTTGGCGTGGCTACTACACCGTCCGTCCGTTACAGCACCTATTGTAAGTGCTACCAGCCTAAAACAATTGGAAAGTATTATAAACGCACCAAAATTGCCCATAAGAGCTGAGCACATTGAATTGCTTACTAAAGTAAGCGACTGGAAATAA
- the rseP gene encoding RIP metalloprotease RseP, protein MVIVIKIAQLLLMLSILVVLHEFGHYIAAKIFKVKVEKFYLFMDAGFSLFKKKIGETEWGIGWLPLGGYVKLSGMIDESMDTEQMKSEPQPWEFRAKPAWQRLIIMLGGIIVNILLAWFIYTVVYSTYGKNYVATDKIQENGLAFGETGKNVGFQNGDKILSVDGKRQERFDRMVLDILLGDEVVVERGGKEVTITLTDADKNEILDKEGKGFITARVTNTVVDSILPNKNAEKAGLRKGDLIKGVNGVDMVYFDEVLDALENNKGKGITLNIERNGNPMALNTKVSDEGTLGFMPKSAGNPEYFVNEKYNFFTAIPKAMEESYFLLVYNVKQFKLILRPSTGAYKHVKSVVGIAELMPPTWNWEFFWRFTALFSIALAFMNLLPIPGLDGGHAIFTIAEMITGRKLGDKAAGIVQTVGMVILLTLMALVFGKDIYQLIMKNLS, encoded by the coding sequence ATGGTTATAGTTATAAAGATTGCACAGTTATTACTAATGTTGTCAATACTTGTTGTATTGCATGAGTTTGGTCACTACATAGCTGCTAAAATATTCAAGGTAAAAGTAGAAAAGTTTTACCTTTTTATGGATGCAGGCTTCTCATTATTTAAAAAGAAGATAGGCGAAACCGAATGGGGTATAGGCTGGCTGCCTTTAGGGGGTTATGTAAAGCTAAGCGGTATGATTGACGAGAGTATGGATACTGAACAAATGAAGAGCGAGCCACAACCTTGGGAGTTTAGGGCAAAACCTGCTTGGCAACGCCTTATAATTATGTTAGGAGGTATTATTGTAAACATATTGTTGGCATGGTTTATATATACTGTAGTATACTCAACATACGGTAAAAATTACGTAGCTACAGATAAAATACAGGAAAACGGATTGGCTTTTGGCGAAACGGGTAAAAATGTAGGTTTCCAGAATGGTGATAAAATTTTAAGTGTAGATGGGAAACGCCAAGAACGTTTTGACCGTATGGTACTCGATATATTGTTAGGTGATGAGGTTGTAGTAGAGCGTGGTGGTAAGGAAGTTACTATAACGCTTACCGATGCTGATAAAAATGAAATATTGGATAAAGAAGGAAAAGGCTTTATTACAGCAAGGGTTACAAATACAGTAGTAGATTCTATTTTACCCAATAAAAATGCCGAAAAAGCTGGTTTGCGTAAAGGCGACTTAATAAAAGGTGTTAATGGAGTTGATATGGTGTATTTTGATGAGGTATTGGATGCGTTAGAGAATAATAAAGGAAAAGGTATTACATTAAATATAGAGCGTAATGGTAACCCTATGGCACTTAATACAAAAGTATCTGACGAAGGTACGCTTGGTTTTATGCCTAAATCTGCGGGCAATCCGGAATACTTTGTAAACGAAAAATATAATTTCTTTACAGCTATTCCAAAAGCTATGGAAGAGTCGTACTTTTTACTAGTATATAACGTAAAACAGTTTAAATTAATACTACGCCCAAGTACGGGTGCCTATAAGCATGTGAAAAGCGTAGTGGGTATTGCAGAACTTATGCCTCCTACATGGAACTGGGAATTTTTCTGGAGGTTTACAGCACTATTTTCTATAGCACTTGCCTTTATGAATTTACTACCAATACCAGGTTTAGATGGCGGACACGCTATATTTACCATAGCCGAAATGATAACAGGACGTAAACTTGGCGATAAAGCGGCAGGCATAGTACAAACGGTAGGTATGGTTATATTATTAACACTCATGGCGTTAGTTTTTGGTAAAGATATTTACCAATTAATAATGAAAAATTTATCGTAA
- a CDS encoding DUF4856 domain-containing protein, with amino-acid sequence MKKLVLGLLVTAGVLTSCSSDDDNGSADSQVVAPATYAFTRDGNATVSFGGQTTRIQMGDELTSALKDNSRTQEQLAAMFAHTEGANNFMDTNLNASDKSIRSKVAASEDYFSANTTVSNAIKADFDSWITAQTTEVFPNWNVTATQGNAGKLEELGSNTARYVNANGLEYDQAVGKSLIGALMTDQMLNNYLSPAVLDAGDNRTNNDNDIVAEGKSYTTMEHKWDEAYGYLYGNEETPATPQLNRDGFLNKYLDRVENDTDFAGIADDIYNAFKLGRAAIVAKNYEVRDAQAAIIKEKVSMIVAIRAVYYLQSAKTVLATDKAAAFHDLSEGFGFIYSLQFTRKPDTNAPYFSKTEVDGYLSQLMAGNGFWDITPDTLDQISDAIASRFAFTTAQTIN; translated from the coding sequence ATGAAAAAATTAGTATTAGGCTTATTAGTTACTGCAGGTGTACTTACATCTTGCTCTAGTGATGATGATAACGGATCTGCAGATTCTCAAGTAGTAGCTCCTGCAACGTATGCATTTACAAGAGATGGAAACGCTACAGTTAGTTTTGGAGGACAGACTACAAGAATCCAAATGGGAGATGAATTAACAAGTGCATTAAAAGATAATTCGAGAACACAAGAGCAATTAGCAGCAATGTTTGCGCATACAGAAGGTGCAAATAACTTTATGGACACTAATTTAAATGCATCTGATAAGAGTATTCGTAGTAAAGTAGCTGCATCCGAAGATTACTTTAGTGCCAATACTACAGTATCTAACGCTATAAAAGCTGATTTTGACAGCTGGATTACAGCACAAACAACAGAGGTATTCCCTAACTGGAATGTAACCGCAACCCAAGGTAATGCAGGAAAATTAGAGGAGCTAGGCAGTAACACAGCACGTTATGTTAACGCAAACGGATTGGAGTACGACCAAGCTGTTGGAAAATCGTTAATAGGAGCATTAATGACAGACCAAATGCTTAATAACTATTTAAGCCCAGCCGTACTAGATGCAGGCGATAACAGAACAAACAACGATAATGATATTGTTGCAGAGGGTAAAAGCTACACTACCATGGAGCACAAGTGGGATGAAGCTTACGGGTACCTATATGGTAACGAAGAAACGCCTGCTACACCACAACTTAACAGAGATGGGTTTTTAAATAAATACTTAGACCGTGTTGAAAATGATACTGATTTTGCAGGTATTGCAGATGATATTTACAATGCGTTTAAATTAGGTAGAGCAGCAATTGTTGCTAAAAACTACGAAGTTCGTGATGCACAAGCAGCAATTATTAAAGAAAAAGTATCAATGATAGTTGCAATAAGAGCAGTATACTACCTACAATCTGCTAAAACGGTTTTAGCTACAGATAAAGCAGCTGCATTCCACGATTTATCTGAAGGTTTTGGTTTTATATACAGCCTACAATTTACGCGCAAACCAGATACTAACGCACCTTATTTTAGTAAAACAGAAGTAGATGGTTACTTAAGCCAATTAATGGCAGGTAATGGTTTTTGGGATATAACGCCAGATACATTAGACCAAATATCGGATGCTATTGCTAGCCGATTTGCCTTTACAACGGCACAAACAATAAACTAA
- a CDS encoding imelysin family protein: protein MMKKFFLVACMAIVITACTESDDTGGGTTSDSFDRGAMLTNLADNIIIPAYQDLDAKLAVLVTAKDNFIAEPNQVNLTALRASWLSAYKTWQHVEMFNIGKAEETVYYFQMNIYPTNVTDVQNNIASGTYDLSTPSNNDAVGFPALDYMLYGVADTDEAIIAMYHTATDAAKYKTYLSDLTEQMKALTSVVLSDWTTSYRATFIAGTANTASSAANKLINDFIFYYEKGLRANKVGIPAGNFSSTPLPEKVEAYYNKQVSKELATEALTAVKNVFEGRAYNGTATGSSFKSYLEFLGKTELSTRITNALTNGMQKLETLDNNFYNQVNTNNAKMTEAYDALQAVVVLFKVDMLQAFNVSVDYVDADGD from the coding sequence ATGATGAAGAAATTTTTTCTGGTAGCATGTATGGCTATCGTAATTACAGCTTGTACTGAAAGCGATGATACGGGTGGAGGTACAACCTCAGATTCTTTTGATAGAGGTGCTATGCTTACCAACTTAGCAGATAATATTATTATACCTGCATATCAGGACTTAGATGCTAAACTAGCTGTGCTTGTTACTGCAAAAGATAATTTTATAGCCGAACCCAATCAGGTTAATTTAACTGCTCTCAGAGCATCGTGGTTAAGTGCCTACAAAACATGGCAACATGTGGAGATGTTTAACATTGGAAAAGCAGAAGAAACAGTTTATTATTTCCAAATGAACATTTATCCTACTAATGTTACAGATGTTCAGAATAATATTGCGTCAGGCACATACGATTTATCAACCCCAAGTAATAATGATGCTGTAGGTTTTCCTGCGCTAGATTATATGCTGTACGGTGTTGCAGATACTGATGAAGCCATTATAGCCATGTACCATACGGCTACCGATGCAGCAAAGTACAAGACATACCTGTCTGACCTGACCGAACAAATGAAAGCACTTACAAGCGTAGTGTTATCAGATTGGACAACTTCGTACAGAGCTACATTTATTGCAGGTACAGCCAATACAGCATCGAGTGCTGCTAACAAGCTAATAAACGATTTTATATTTTATTATGAAAAAGGATTACGAGCTAACAAAGTAGGTATACCTGCGGGTAATTTCTCATCTACGCCACTACCCGAAAAAGTAGAAGCATATTATAATAAACAAGTTTCTAAAGAATTGGCTACAGAAGCCCTAACAGCGGTAAAAAACGTGTTTGAAGGCAGAGCCTACAACGGTACTGCTACAGGGAGTAGTTTTAAATCGTACCTAGAGTTTTTAGGTAAAACAGAACTATCTACACGTATAACCAATGCACTTACTAATGGTATGCAAAAGCTAGAAACGTTAGATAATAACTTTTACAACCAAGTTAATACCAATAATGCTAAAATGACAGAAGCGTACGATGCATTACAAGCAGTAGTAGTACTATTTAAAGTAGATATGCTACAAGCCTTTAATGTTAGTGTAGACTATGTTGATGCTGATGGCGATTAA
- a CDS encoding HTTM domain-containing protein produces the protein MKLDLKTYLNTTTKAAPLIVFRIGFGLMMFLSIIRFWAKGWIETLYIQPKFHFTYYGFEWVKPLGNYTYLLFIICGLAAFFVAIGYKYRLAIITFFLSFTYIELMDKTTYLNHYYFISIMSFMLIFLPANVSFSVDAYLKKKSYSYIPKWNIDAVKLLLGIVYVYAGLAKINSDWLGKAQPLKIWLPSKYDLPYIGENLMQQNWFHHAMSWSGMLYDLFIPFLLLYKKTRWVAFALVVFFHVFTRVLFPIGIFPYVMIVGSLIFFEAGFHEKVIAFLKRILQKFFNSKPKNSIVKEQYNYKYKNITIPVLVVFFTIQLLFPFRYSLYPDELFWTEEGYRFSWRVMLMEKMGYANFKIVDGTTKQSFYVNNTDFLTPFQEKQMSFQPDFILEYAHYLGDYYKNKGYQNVEVYVESYVALNGRLSQPFVDKTVNLYREKESFKHKDWILPFNDEIKGL, from the coding sequence ATGAAGCTGGACCTAAAAACATACTTAAATACAACCACTAAAGCAGCCCCACTAATCGTTTTTCGTATTGGTTTCGGGCTTATGATGTTTTTAAGTATTATACGTTTTTGGGCAAAGGGCTGGATAGAAACACTATACATACAGCCAAAATTTCATTTTACCTATTATGGGTTCGAGTGGGTAAAGCCACTAGGCAATTACACCTATTTACTATTTATTATTTGTGGTTTGGCAGCGTTTTTTGTAGCCATTGGTTATAAATACAGGCTTGCTATTATTACCTTTTTCCTCAGTTTTACGTATATAGAACTAATGGATAAAACCACCTACTTAAACCACTATTACTTTATAAGCATAATGAGTTTTATGCTCATCTTTTTACCTGCAAACGTTTCCTTTTCCGTAGATGCGTATCTTAAAAAAAAATCATACAGTTATATTCCTAAATGGAATATAGATGCAGTAAAACTACTACTAGGTATTGTATATGTATATGCGGGTTTGGCCAAAATAAATTCCGATTGGTTAGGCAAAGCCCAACCGCTAAAAATATGGTTACCCTCTAAATACGATTTACCTTATATTGGCGAAAACCTCATGCAGCAAAATTGGTTCCACCATGCCATGAGTTGGTCGGGCATGCTGTACGATTTATTTATCCCTTTTTTATTGCTTTACAAAAAAACACGCTGGGTAGCTTTTGCCCTAGTTGTGTTTTTCCATGTGTTTACCCGAGTATTATTCCCCATAGGTATATTTCCGTATGTAATGATAGTCGGTTCGCTAATTTTCTTCGAGGCAGGCTTCCACGAAAAAGTTATAGCATTTTTAAAACGAATCCTTCAAAAATTCTTCAACTCTAAACCTAAAAATAGCATTGTAAAAGAGCAGTATAACTACAAATACAAAAATATTACAATACCTGTATTGGTAGTATTTTTTACTATACAATTACTATTTCCGTTTCGATATAGCTTATACCCCGACGAGTTATTTTGGACGGAAGAGGGCTACCGCTTTTCGTGGCGTGTAATGCTCATGGAGAAAATGGGGTATGCTAACTTTAAGATAGTAGATGGTACCACAAAACAATCTTTCTATGTAAACAATACTGATTTTTTAACCCCGTTTCAGGAAAAGCAAATGAGCTTTCAGCCCGATTTTATTTTAGAGTATGCCCATTACTTAGGCGATTATTACAAAAATAAAGGTTACCAAAACGTAGAAGTATACGTAGAAAGTTATGTTGCTTTAAATGGCAGATTAAGCCAGCCATTTGTAGATAAAACAGTAAATTTGTACCGCGAAAAAGAATCGTTTAAACATAAAGACTGGATACTCCCATTTAATGACGAAATTAAAGGATTATAG
- a CDS encoding TonB-dependent receptor domain-containing protein — protein MTKLKDYSIILFVCLLTISLQAQHKVSGTVTTTNTGLPIKSVEVYDKNWQQLAVTNTEGYFEFTTDKEKLTIVFLSYDYSLAEQTITVTEDVVLNQQLQLYAKELSEVEINARRRKAFELRRLKDVEGTAIYAGKKTEVVLVEQSMANLASNNARQIYSQVAGLNIYQNDDAGLQLNIGGRGLDPNRTANFNTRQNGYDISADVLGYPESYYSPASEALQEVQIIRGAASLQYGTQFGGLVNFIMKKPNPNKPLEIVARNTIGSNSLYTNFTSVSGTHKNWSYYSYFNYKKGDGFRPNSEFESKNVYAHIGYTFNEKTKLTGEVTYLRYLAQQAGGLNDQMFQNDPFQSNRERNWFQVDWLLYNMQFSHKFSDKTNFTFNAFGLNASRYALGFRTNRVDQVDSLAERDLIKGEFNNFGFETRVLHKYNLLGKKAVGLLGFKFYKADNTNQQGPGSDGRGADFDFQLDNYPNYPNQSDYTYPNLNLAMFGENIVYLSDKLSVTPGFRLEHIKTESEGFFKRINTDAAGNVILNETVNDSEVRERSFVLLGLGTSYKPTKAVEVYGNISQNYRSVTFTDISIINPAFAISPDIDDEKGFTVDVGLRGNYNNKIAYDVSAFSLFYNDRIGFVQRAFPDGSVKSERGNVGDAVMYGIESLIDFNVKEFFTSSRNYSFNYFINTSFISSEYTKSEENGVEGNKVEFIPDVNIKTGIRFGYKDLLGSIQYTYLSQQFTDATNAVDGNLSGVIGEIPAYDVMDVSLSYTYKLFKLEAGINNVLNNYYFTRRATGYPGPGIIPSPDRNFYTTLQIKF, from the coding sequence ATGACGAAATTAAAGGATTATAGCATTATATTGTTTGTGTGTTTATTAACTATAAGCCTGCAAGCGCAACACAAAGTATCGGGTACTGTAACTACTACCAATACTGGTTTACCCATAAAAAGTGTAGAAGTTTACGATAAAAATTGGCAGCAATTGGCAGTAACCAATACCGAAGGGTATTTTGAGTTTACTACGGATAAAGAAAAACTAACAATAGTATTTTTATCCTACGATTATAGCCTTGCCGAACAAACAATAACGGTTACTGAGGATGTAGTACTAAACCAACAATTACAACTATACGCTAAAGAATTATCGGAGGTAGAAATTAATGCCCGACGCCGAAAAGCATTCGAGTTAAGACGGCTTAAAGATGTAGAGGGTACAGCTATTTATGCAGGTAAAAAAACCGAAGTGGTTTTAGTAGAGCAATCTATGGCAAATTTAGCATCCAATAACGCTAGGCAAATATACAGCCAAGTGGCAGGACTGAATATTTACCAGAATGACGATGCGGGACTACAACTTAACATTGGCGGTAGGGGGCTTGACCCAAACCGAACGGCAAATTTTAATACCCGCCAAAACGGTTACGATATTAGTGCCGACGTGTTAGGGTATCCTGAGAGTTATTATTCACCAGCATCAGAGGCATTGCAGGAAGTACAAATAATACGGGGTGCAGCATCGTTACAATACGGTACGCAGTTTGGTGGCTTGGTAAACTTTATTATGAAGAAACCCAACCCAAATAAACCCCTGGAAATTGTAGCCCGAAACACAATAGGCAGCAATAGCCTGTACACCAACTTTACAAGTGTAAGCGGTACGCACAAAAACTGGAGTTACTACTCGTACTTTAACTATAAAAAGGGAGATGGTTTCCGCCCAAATTCCGAGTTCGAATCTAAAAATGTATATGCCCATATAGGGTATACTTTTAACGAAAAAACAAAACTTACGGGAGAGGTTACCTATTTACGGTATTTGGCGCAACAAGCAGGCGGGCTAAACGACCAAATGTTCCAGAATGATCCTTTCCAGAGCAATAGAGAACGCAATTGGTTTCAGGTAGATTGGTTACTGTACAACATGCAATTCTCACACAAATTTTCTGATAAAACCAATTTTACCTTTAATGCTTTTGGATTAAATGCATCCCGTTATGCGTTGGGCTTTCGTACCAACAGGGTAGACCAAGTGGACTCATTAGCGGAACGAGATTTAATAAAAGGTGAGTTTAACAATTTTGGTTTCGAAACCCGTGTGTTACACAAATACAATCTACTAGGCAAAAAAGCAGTAGGGCTATTAGGGTTTAAATTCTACAAAGCCGATAATACCAACCAGCAAGGACCAGGCTCTGATGGTAGGGGTGCAGATTTTGATTTTCAGCTCGACAATTATCCTAATTACCCCAACCAATCCGACTATACCTATCCTAACTTAAACTTAGCTATGTTTGGCGAGAATATAGTGTACCTGTCCGATAAACTATCGGTTACACCAGGTTTCCGATTGGAACACATAAAAACAGAAAGCGAAGGCTTTTTTAAACGTATTAATACCGATGCAGCAGGCAATGTAATACTAAACGAAACAGTAAACGATAGCGAGGTACGCGAGCGCTCATTTGTATTGCTAGGCTTGGGTACAAGCTACAAACCCACTAAGGCGGTAGAGGTGTATGGTAACATATCGCAAAATTACCGTTCGGTAACCTTTACCGATATTAGTATTATAAATCCAGCGTTTGCCATAAGCCCCGATATAGATGACGAAAAGGGTTTTACGGTAGATGTAGGCTTGCGCGGTAATTACAACAATAAAATAGCGTACGATGTTAGTGCTTTTAGCCTGTTTTATAATGACAGAATTGGTTTTGTACAACGCGCCTTCCCCGATGGTAGCGTAAAAAGCGAGCGTGGCAATGTGGGTGATGCTGTAATGTACGGTATAGAATCGTTGATTGATTTTAATGTAAAAGAATTTTTTACCAGTAGCAGAAATTACAGCTTTAACTATTTTATAAATACGTCGTTTATAAGTTCGGAATATACCAAATCAGAAGAAAACGGGGTAGAGGGGAACAAAGTAGAGTTTATACCCGATGTAAACATTAAAACAGGTATTCGGTTTGGATATAAAGATTTGCTGGGGAGTATACAGTACACCTACTTATCGCAACAATTTACAGATGCTACCAACGCGGTAGATGGTAACCTAAGTGGTGTAATTGGCGAAATTCCTGCCTACGATGTTATGGATGTATCGTTATCCTATACCTATAAACTATTTAAACTGGAGGCGGGTATAAACAATGTACTCAACAACTACTACTTTACAAGGCGTGCAACAGGGTATCCTGGGCCAGGTATTATCCCTTCGCCTGATAGAAATTTCTATACCACGCTTCAAATTAAATTTTAA
- a CDS encoding nuclear transport factor 2 family protein, translating to MKKLFILFAFTIIGCSTTQNKVINTNNEKTAINTLLDDWHTAAAQADFDGYFDKIATDGYFIGTDATENWDKKAFSTFAKPYFDKGKAWNFKALERNIYFSNDGKTAWFDELLDTWMKVCRGSGVLEKADGKWKIKHYVLSMTVPNKVTKEILPLKAKYEDVIIEELKNQ from the coding sequence ATGAAAAAACTATTTATACTGTTTGCTTTTACAATTATTGGCTGTAGCACCACCCAAAACAAAGTAATTAATACTAATAACGAAAAAACGGCTATTAATACCTTATTGGACGATTGGCACACTGCTGCTGCCCAAGCCGATTTTGATGGTTATTTTGATAAAATAGCTACCGACGGCTATTTTATTGGTACCGATGCTACCGAAAATTGGGATAAAAAAGCATTTAGCACTTTTGCTAAACCGTATTTTGATAAGGGTAAAGCGTGGAATTTTAAAGCATTGGAGCGTAATATTTATTTTAGTAACGATGGCAAAACAGCATGGTTTGATGAGTTGCTGGATACATGGATGAAGGTATGCCGAGGATCGGGGGTATTGGAGAAAGCGGATGGCAAGTGGAAAATAAAGCATTACGTCCTCTCCATGACGGTACCCAACAAGGTTACTAAAGAGATACTCCCATTAAAGGCTAAGTATGAAGATGTTATTATTGAAGAATTAAAAAATCAATAG